In one Molothrus ater isolate BHLD 08-10-18 breed brown headed cowbird chromosome 6, BPBGC_Mater_1.1, whole genome shotgun sequence genomic region, the following are encoded:
- the CAT gene encoding catalase, which translates to MADGRDDAANQLKQWKNQRGSQKPDVLTTGAGNPIGDKLNILTVGPRGPLLVQDVVFTDEMAHFDRERIPERVVHAKGAGAFGYFEVTHDITQYCKAKVFEHIGKRTPLAIRFSTVAGESGSADTVRDPRGFAMKFYTEDGNWDLVGNNTPIFFIRDAMLFPSFIHSQKRNPQTHLKDPDMVWDFWSLRPESLHQVSFLFSDRGIPDGYRHMNGYGSHTFKLVNADGRAVYCKFHAKTDQGIKNLSVEEAGRLASTDPDYAIRDLYNAIAKGNFPSWSFYIQVMTFEEAEKFPFNPFDVTKVWPHGDYPLIPVGKLVLNRNPVNYFAEVEQMAYDPSNMPPGIEPSPDKMLQGRLFSYPDTHRHRLGPNYLQIPVNCPFRARVANYQRDGPMTVSDNQGGAPNYYPNSFTGPEDQPQFKESRMFASGDVQRFNSANEDNVTQVREFYLKVLNEEQRQRLCKNIAHHLKDAQLFIQKRAVKNFTDVHPSYGACIQALLDKYNAEGGQKDVIRTYAQSRTRMSVKERSNL; encoded by the exons AAACCAGATGTCCTGACCACAGGTGCTGGGAACCCCATTGGGGATAAGCTGAATATCCTGACAGTGGGGCCACGTGGACCTCTTCTTGTCCAAGATGTTGTTTTCACTGATGAGATGGCTCACTTTGACAGAGAGAGGATTCCTGAGAGAGTTGTGCATGCAAAAGGGGCAG GAGCCTTTGGCTATTTTGAAGTCACCCATGATATCACCCAGTACTGTAAGGCAAAAGTGTTTGAGCACATTGGGAAAAGGACTCCGCTTGCCATCCGCTTCTCCACTGTTG CTGGAGAATCTGGCTCAGCTGACACAGTTCGTGACCCCCGAGGCTTTGCCATGAAGTTCTACACGGAGGATGGGAATTGGGATCTTGTGGGAAACAACACTCCCATCTTCTTTATTCGGGATGCAATGTTG TTTCCATCCTTCATCCATAGCCAAAAGAGGAACCCTCAGACTCATCTGAAGGATCCAGACATGGTGTGGGACTTCTGGAGTCTTCGCCCTGAGTCTTTGCATCAA GTGTCTTTCCTGTTCAGTGACCGTGGCATTCCTGATGGCTATCGCCACATGAATGGATATGGATCACACACCTTCAAACTGGTTAATGCTGATGGAAGAGCAGTTTACTGCAAATTCCATGCCAag ACTGACCAGGGCATCAAAAACCTTTCTGTGGAAGAAGCAGGAAGATTGGCTTCTACTGATCCTGACTATGCCATACGGGACCTTTACAATGCCATTGCCAAGGGGAACTTTCCTTCATGGTCCTTCTACATTCAGGTTATGACCTTTGAAGAAGCAGAGAAGTTCCCATTTAATCCTTTTGATGTGACGAAG GTTTGGCCTCATGGTGACTACCCTCTCATCCCTGTGGGAAAGCTGGTCTTGAACAGGAATCCTGTCAACTACTTTGCAGAGGTGGAACAGATGGCTTATGACCCTAGCAACATGCCTCCTGGAATTGAGCCCAGCCCTGACAAAATGCTGCAG GGGCGCCTCTTCTCGTACCCTGACACCCACAGACACCGCCTGGGCCCCAACTATCTGCAGATCCCTGTCAACTGTCCCTTCAGAGCCAGGGTGGCCAACTACCAGAGGGATGGGCCAATGACTGTTTCTGACAACCAAG gtggTGCTCCAAATTATTATCCAAACAGCTTCACCGGTCCTGAGGATCAGCCCCAGTTCAAGGAGAGCCGCATGTTTGCTTCAGGGGACGTGCAGCGCTTCAACAGTGCCAATGAGGACAACGTGACCCag GTGCGAGAATTTTACCTCAAAGTGCTGAACGAGGAACAGCGCCAGAGGCTGTGTAAGAACATTGCACATCATCTGAAGGATGCCCAGCTCTTCATTCAGAAACGAGCT GTGAAAAACTTCACTGATGTTCATCCTAGTTATGGAGCCTGTATCCAGGCTTTGCTGGACAAATACAATGCTGAGGGTGGGCAAAAG GATGTAATTAGAACATATGCACAGTCCAGAACTCGTATGTCTGTCAAGGAAAGATCCAACCTGTAA